One genomic segment of Heptranchias perlo isolate sHepPer1 chromosome 3, sHepPer1.hap1, whole genome shotgun sequence includes these proteins:
- the LOC137309036 gene encoding probable G-protein coupled receptor 139 encodes MERPTILLIKDIYYPVLATFAIPANLLTIVILSRGNCGLSKCISVYMVAMATADLLVMIIHVIVYHILNHHFPNSFLSYTDVCKFIHCMNCITLDISVWFTVLFTFDRFVAICCEKFKRKYCTVRTAAAVITAVAVLFCLQNTPFWFAYEPERIINNIPWGCRSRVDFFSSPTGVVYSWLKSIFVPWIPFALMLLFNCLIVRSIFVANKARRGLRRHSNENQTDPEMENRRKSIILLFTVSGSFLLLWLTAAVSFLTSRLTNIVHYRGDYGAPVYIATESGYLLMYLSSCTNTCIYAATQTKFREELKKVAKSPWTFILTLVKKMKNNTKASCPNES; translated from the exons atggaacggccaacaattctaCTGATAAAAGATATCTATTACCCTGTTCTAGCTACTTTCGCTATTCCCG cgaacctattgacaattgtgattctctccagaggaaattgcggcctttccaaatgtatctctgtctacatggtggccatggcgacagcagatctcctggtcatgaTCATTCATGTAATCGTCTATCATATTCTCAATCATCACTTTCCAAATTCATTTCTTTCCTACACTGACGTTTGTAAGTTCATTCATTGCATGAATTGTATCACCTTGGATATATCAGTATGGTTTACCGTcttgttcacatttgaccgatttgtagctataTGTTGTGAGAAGTTTAAAAGAAAGTACTGCACGGTGAGAACTGCGGCCGCGGTTATAACAGCCGTCGCTGTCCTTTTCTGTTTACAGAACACACCCTTTTGGTTTGCATATGAACCTGAAAGAATAATTAACAATATTCCTTGGGGTTGCCGCTCTAGAGTGGACTTTTTCTCATCGCCTACAGGTGTTGTGTACTCTTGGTTGAAAAGTATTTTCgttccatggattccttttgcattgatgttactgtttaattgtttgatagTCAGAAGCATTTTTGTAGCCAATAaagcccgcaggggactccggcgTCACAGCAATGAGAATCAGaccgatccagagatggagaacagaaggaaatccatcattttactgttcactgtatcgggcagttttttactgttgtggctgacagctgccgtgaGTTTTTTAACCAGTAGACTGACAAACATCGTGCATTACCGAGGCGATTATGGAGCCCCTGTTTATATTGCGACTGAATCCGGATATCTGcttatgtatttgagttcctgcacaaacacgtgtatttatgcagctacccaaactaaattcagggaagagctgaagaaggtggcgaaatctccttggacatttattctaACATTGgttaagaaaatgaaaaacaataCCAAAGCTTCCTGTCCGAACGAGAGCTGA